In Balearica regulorum gibbericeps isolate bBalReg1 unplaced genomic scaffold, bBalReg1.pri S39, whole genome shotgun sequence, a single window of DNA contains:
- the LOC142599695 gene encoding uncharacterized protein LOC142599695 isoform X2, with amino-acid sequence MKAWLQEDKRYNEVLRQEIGQLEEAVEQEEIWILCLLLLGLQLAVGFALAAAVLYAASYDPELFYRLLPHLLCEETYTHLAYALGKILPVASEGLLPF; translated from the exons ATGAAggcctggctgcaggaggacaagCGCTACAATGAG gtGCTGCGCCAGGAAATAGGGCAGCTTGAAGAGGCAGTGGAGCAGGAAGAGATCTG GAtactctgcctgctcctgctgggccTGCAGCTGGCCGTCGGCTTCGCTCTGGCTGCTGCGGTGCTCTACGCCGCCTCCTACGACCCCGAGCTCTTCTACCGCCTGCTGCCGCATCTGCTGTGTGAGGAGACCTACACCCACCTGGCCTACGCCCTGGGAAAGATCCTCCCCGTGGCCAGTGAGGGGCTGCTGCCCTTTTGA
- the LOC142599695 gene encoding uncharacterized protein LOC142599695 isoform X1 gives MKAWLQEDKRYNEVLRQEIGQLEEAVEQEEIWGAQSLPGVGYVWKGTPRVAVEVRNSSNQALLPAGSSRGRRRQRRRRLCCRRWWKHSWRGTCWQGDVASRIGCSECPLWVPWGPLPGSGCDGPHTCSSRRGSQVQAAGELLAGCGLCRWRVLSVRLPWAGAFSQACGVSCPTLPEAATRNGWGGSPRDSQDSPLHPIGKMGWRCIHPALSPIPLLPHRILCLLLLGLQLAVGFALAAAVLYAASYDPELFYRLLPHLLCEETYTHLAYALGKILPVASEGLLPF, from the exons ATGAAggcctggctgcaggaggacaagCGCTACAATGAG gtGCTGCGCCAGGAAATAGGGCAGCTTGAAGAGGCAGTGGAGCAGGAAGAGATCTG GGGAGCCCAGTCCCTGCCTGGGGTGGGGTATGTTTGGAAGGGGACCCCCCGCGTGGCCGTGGAGGTCCGTAACTCGTCCAACCAAGCCCTgttgcctgcaggcagcagcagaggaagaaggaggcagAGGCGCCGCAGACTGTGCTGCCGGAGGTGGTGGAAGCACAGCTG GAGAGGGACCTGCTGGCAAGGAGACGTGGCTTCACGTATTGGCTGCAGTGAGTGTCCCCTCTGGGTCCCCTGGGGCCCGCTCCCGGGCAGCGGCTGCGATGGGCCGCACACCTGCTCCAGCCGCCGGGGCTCACAAGtccaggctgctggggagctgctggccgGCTGTGGCCTTTGCCGCTGGCGAGTGCTCAGCGTCCGTTTACCCTGGGCCGGGGCGTTCTCCCAGGCTTGCGGAGTCTCCTGCCCCACCCTGCCCGAGGCAGCAACGCGAAACGGCTGGGGAGGCAGCCCCCGGGACTCCCAGGACAGCCCCCTCCATCCCATAGGCAAGATGGGCTGGCGATGCATCCACCCTGCCCTCTCTCCCATCCCTCTTCTGCCCCACAGGAtactctgcctgctcctgctgggccTGCAGCTGGCCGTCGGCTTCGCTCTGGCTGCTGCGGTGCTCTACGCCGCCTCCTACGACCCCGAGCTCTTCTACCGCCTGCTGCCGCATCTGCTGTGTGAGGAGACCTACACCCACCTGGCCTACGCCCTGGGAAAGATCCTCCCCGTGGCCAGTGAGGGGCTGCTGCCCTTTTGA
- the LOC142599686 gene encoding HLA class II histocompatibility antigen, DP alpha 1 chain-like: MCLSTENPTEKLEHGCLLTIEQVYSSRPDLKNKPLKDPHLELFADGSSVPVADVFLVRPLALGEPNTLVCLVGNVFPPAVEISWQLDGVPVTQGVTHTHYTPTADLAFVRFSYLPVTPSASDVYTCMVTHEGDNSSVIAYWVPQTPDPSKALETVLCGAAMALGILLGLLGITMILAARRRAHSYTALPGDNSPAGPAMQLEAVKQGLRMLWEQLAQRFAWSVRRTQPLRCLVAELPEGKEGDTRKPGRGAEGRGEKEAHPDRLREGGASAPS; this comes from the exons ATGTgcctgtcaacagaaaatcctaccgagaaattggaacatggTTGCCTGCtgaccattgaacaagtttattccagcagaccagACCTGAAGAAcaaacctttgaaggatcctcATCTGGAACTGTttgcggatggaagca GTGTCCCGGTGGCCGACGTCTTCCTGGTGCGACCACTGGCGTTGGGTGAACCCAACACGCTGGTGTGTCTGGTGGGAAACGTCTTCCCGCCAGCGGTGGAGATCAGTTGGCAGCTGGACGGGGTCCCTGTCACCCAAGGGGTCACCCACACCCACTACACCCCCACGGCCGACCTGGCCTTCGTCCGCTTCTCCTACCTGCCGGTGACGCCCAGCGCTAGTGACGTCTACACCTGCATGGTCACCCATGAAGGGGACAACTCCTCCGTCATTGCCTACTGGG TGCCCCAAACCCCCGACCCCTCCAAGGCGCTGGAGACAGTGCTGTGCGGTGCTGCCATGGCTCTGGGCatcctcctggggctgctcgGCATCACCATGATCCTGGCGGCACGCCGGAGAGCCCACA GTTACACTGCCCTCCCCGGAGACAACTCCCCTGCAG GTCCAGCCATGCAGCTAGAAGCCGTGAAGCAAGGCCTCCGCATGCTCTGGGAGCAACTGGCGCAGCGTTTTGCGTGGTCGGTAAGGCGCACGCAGCCGCTGCGGTGTCTGGTAG CAGAActtccagaaggaaaagagggagacaCCCGCAAGCCTGGAAGAGGCgcagaagggagaggggagaaggaggccCATCCTGACAGGCTCCGGGAGGGGGGTGCCAGTGCACCCAGCTAG
- the LOC142599694 gene encoding uncharacterized protein LOC142599694 isoform X2, which produces MKAWLQEDKRYNEVLRQEIGQLEEAVEQEEIWRGTCWQGDVASRIGCSECPLWVPWGPLPGSGCDGPHTCSSRRGSQVQAAGELLAGCGLCRWRVLSVRLPWAGAFSQACGVSCPTLPEAATRNGWGGSPRDSQDSPLHPIGKMGWRCIHPALSPIPLLPHRILCLLLLGLQLAVGFALAAAVLYAASYDPELFYRLLPHLLCEETYTHLAYALGKILPVASEGLLPF; this is translated from the exons ATGAAggcctggctgcaggaggacaagCGCTACAATGAG gtGCTGCGCCAGGAAATAGGGCAGCTTGAAGAGGCAGTGGAGCAGGAAGAGATCTG GAGAGGGACCTGCTGGCAAGGAGACGTGGCTTCACGTATTGGCTGCAGTGAGTGTCCCCTCTGGGTCCCCTGGGGCCCGCTCCCGGGCAGCGGCTGCGATGGGCCGCACACCTGCTCCAGCCGCCGGGGCTCACAAGtccaggctgctggggagctgctggccgGCTGTGGCCTTTGCCGCTGGCGAGTGCTCAGCGTCCGTTTACCCTGGGCCGGGGCGTTCTCCCAGGCTTGCGGAGTCTCCTGCCCCACCCTGCCCGAGGCAGCAACGCGAAACGGCTGGGGAGGCAGCCCCCGGGACTCCCAGGACAGCCCCCTCCATCCCATAGGCAAGATGGGCTGGCGATGCATCCACCCTGCCCTCTCTCCCATCCCTCTTCTGCCCCACAGGAtactctgcctgctcctgctgggccTGCAGCTGGCCGTCGGCTTCGCTCTGGCTGCTGCGGTGCTCTACGCCGCCTCCTACGACCCCGAGCTCTTCTACCGCCTGCTGCCGCATCTGCTGTGTGAGGAGACCTACACCCACCTGGCCTACGCCCTGGGAAAGATCCTCCCCGTGGCCAGTGAGGGGCTGCTGCCCTTTTGA